ATGATGTATTGCTTTTGGACCAGATCAATTACAAATTCTACAATATCCTGAAGCAAATGGCACCATTTGGGCCAGGGAACACGGAACCTATTTTCAGGATTACCAATGTGTACGCCGATGAGGTTACAGTTTTGAAGGACAAACATTTGCGCTTCAAGATTGTCCAAGACGGTCAGGTGACCACTCCGGTTTGTCTTGGGTTTGGCATGGCAGATCGCGCCAAAGATCCTGATTTGACCACAGTCAATATGCTAAGAGGGAAAATGCGCTTCGATTTATTGGCTGAAATGCGTGAGAATTTTTTCCGTGACAAAAGCAGTTTGCAACTCTACGTGAAAGACATCAAATTTGACTGATATGATGCTCCGAGCTGAACACCTCGTAAAAATTTATAAAGGCCGTCGTGTGGTCAGTGATATCTCCGTGCAGGTAGAGCAAGGAGAAATAGTGGGTCTTTTGGGACCTAATGGAGCAGGGAAGACCACTTCATTTTACATGATTGTGGGCCTTATTCAGCCCAACGAAGGAAAGATTTTTTTAGAAAATGATGACATCACAGGCCTCCCGATGTATAAGCGAGCCAAACTTGGAATCGGATATTTGGCCCAGGAGGCATCCGTATTTCGCAAGTTGACGGTGGAGGAGAATATCTTGGCTGTTCTTGAAATGACAAATCTTCCAAAAGCACAGCAAAAAGAAAAAGTAGAGATGCTTTTGGAGGAATTCAGCTTAACCCACGTCCGAAAAAACTTGGGAATGGTCTTGTCTGGAGGAGAAAGAAGAAGAACTGAAATTGCACGTGCCCTTGCGGTCGATCCTAAATTTGTGCTCTTGGATGAACCATTTGCGGGAGTTGATCCCATTGCCGTGGAAGAGATCCAAACCATCGTCGCCAAATTAAAAACCAAAAATATTGGCATTCTAATCACCGACCATAACGTCAACGAAACGCTTTCCATTACTGATCGAGCCTATCTGATGTTTGAAGGAAAGTTGCTTAAAGCAGGGACAGCTGAAGAGCTCGCTGCTGATGAGCAAGTTCGAAAGGTGTATTTGGGAAGTCAATTCGAGCTGAAACGCAAAATTTTTAACTGATGGAAGTGATAAATAGCTTCATGACCTGGATTTTTAAAAACAGGCTGAAGCAAATTGATTTTTTCAAAAACAACCCGGTGGCGGTTCAGGACGCTACTTTGCGGGAGCTCATTGAGGCGGGTAGTAAGACGGAATATGGAAGGAAGCATAAGTTTGAATCTATCCGAACGTATCAAGATTTTTCACGACAGGTTCCCTTGGTTGATTATGAGACGTTCAAGCCCGAAATTGAAAAAACCATGGCTGGTCGTCAGCAGGTTTTTTGGAATGGGCCTATCGAATGGTTTGCAAAATCCTCAGGAACTACCTCCAGCCGTAGTAAATACATCCCAGTTTCCAAGGAATCACTCGAAGAATGCCACTTTAAAGGCGGCAAAGACATGCTTTCTTTGTATGTCAATAAATACCCGGATACGAAATTATTCACCGGAAAAAGTCTTTCTATTGGAGGTACGCTAGAGAAAAATCCACTCAATCCTCAGGGTTCGGCAAGAGCAGGCGATGTATCGGCGATCATCATGCAAAACCTTCCCATTTGGGCGCAGTTTGTTCGCACTCCATCTTTGGAGACGGCTTTGATGTCTGAGTGGGAGGCCAAAATTGAACAGATGGCCAGAGAAACCATGAATGAGAATGTCACCTCTATGGCAGGGGTCCCTACTTGGACGATTGTTCTTCTCAGACGGATTCTAGAATTGAAAAAGGCCAAACACATTTTGGAAGTATGGCCAAATTTGGAGGTGTTTTTTCATGGTGCTGTTGCTTTCGGGCCCTACAAAAGCTTATTCAAAGAATTGATCCCTTCGGAAAAAATGAGGTACATGGAGACTTACAATGCCTCTGAGGGATTTTTTGGAATTCAAGATCGGATTGATTCCGATGAATTTCTCTTGTTGTTGGATTATGGGATTTTCTTTGAATTTATTCCCATGGAAGAATGGGATAAAGAACAACCAAAAGTGATTCCTTTAGCTGATGTGGAGGTGGGGAAGAATTATGCAGTAGTGATTTCTACCAATGCTGGCCTTTGGCGGTATAAAATCGGCGATACAGTTAAGTTTACTTCTACGCTTCCTTACCGGTTTAAAATCTCAGGCAGAACCAAGCATTTCATCAATGCTTTTGGAGAGGAAGTCATTGTCGAAAATGCCGAATCAGCGATTCAATTTGCCTGTGAGCAAACGGGAGCTAGTATCACCAATTTTACAGCTGCACCGGTTTATTTTGGAGGAGCGGATTCCAAAGGCGCCCATGAATGGGTGGTAGAATTTAGTACCCCACCCCAAGATCCAGAAGAATTTGCAGGAATCTTGGACCACCGACTTCGAGAGATTAATTCGGATTACGACGCCAAGCGACATAAAAACCTGGCTTTAACCCGATTGATTTTGCATCAGGCTCCTGCTGGATTGTTTGAATCTTGGTTGGGTAAAAAAGGAAAATTAGGCGGGCAGCATAAGGTCCCAAGACTTTCAAATTCCCGGGAATATATCGATGAGATTTTGGCATTGATGCCCTGATTTACCATTAATGCCTGGAGATTCAGCGATCTCTAGCTACCATCCGCACAAAATTGTTGGGTAATTTTTTCTTAGGGCCATATCTTAAGGATTCCTTCTACCTGAATTTTAGCATGAGCCGGATCCATCTTATTTTAATTTATACGCTTGTAGTAGCGGCATTTTCATTGGCTGGGTTGGCCTTTTGGAATACGAATTCTGAAGAAAATATCGAACAGGATTTCGTTGAGGTCCAGCCGATTGTTTCTTATTCCTCTTTTTCCCGTGATTCGATTCGACTTTTCTCACTTCCTACAAGTGTGGATTTTGCTGGCGAAATGGTCCCTTTGGACCAGCCCGATGTCATGGAGCGACTGGAGCGGGAGATTTATGTCAATGCCTATTGGGAATCGAATATGATCTTGCTGATGAAGCGGTCAGGGAAATACTTTGATGAGATTGACAGAATATTTACGGAAGCTGGGGTTCCTACCGACTTCAAATACTTAGCCCTCGCAGAAAGTGGATTGATGAATGTGGTGTCTCCAGCTGGAGCAAGGGGATTTTGGCAGTTTATGGAAAGTACAGCCAAGGAATATGGGCTAGAAGTCAATAAAGAGGTGGATGAACGCTATCATTTTGAAAAGTCAACTCGTGCTGCTGTTCGCTATCTCCAAAAAGCGCATGCTAAATTCGGAGATTGGACGGCCGTGGCAGCAAGCTATAACATGGGACAAACCGGCTTTTCCAAAAGGCAATCCGAGCAATTTGAAAAAAACTATTATAACCTATACCTAAACGAAGAGACCAGCCGGTACCTTTTTCGAATCCTTGCCTTCAAAATCATTTTTGAGAATCAAGGTGAATTTGGATTTCATTTAAAGGAAAAGGATTTCTACAAAAACCCTGAATTCAAGAAGATTAAAGTGGATCGAGATATCAAGGATTTGGCTGCTTGGGCTAAAGGTGAAGGGAGTACTTACAAACAGCTTAAGTTGTATAATCCTTGGCTCAGAGATAAACGACTAAATGTTCGCAGAGGGAAAGTTTATGAAGTAGTTTTGCCAAAAGAATAATCTGTTTTCACCCCAAAAAGATTTTCTGATTCATCGCCCTCAACAAACTATTTGCTTCCGCAATAGGTTTGTTAGCCAAGCTTAATCGATTTCCCATGTCAACTGGTCAAGAGGCTTTATTCCAAAAAGCCACTCAGTTTATCACCCAATACTATAAAGAGAATAATCTTCAAGGTCTAGCGGAAAGGCTCGAACAAGTCGGTAGTCAGATAGCGCTTAGAGCAACCTATGATCTTACAGAAGAGGAATTGAGTTTTGGTGCAAAGCTCGCCTGGAGAAATAGCAATCATTGCATTGGAAGGCTTTTTTGGAAGAGTTTGAAAGTTCGGGACAGAAGAACCCTGCATTCTGCAAAGGATATTTTTGAAGATTTGCTAGAGCATTTAGAGTTTGGATTTAATCAGGGGAAGATCAAGTCGGTCATTTCCATATACTCAAGTGAAGGACCCAGTCGGTTTCGAATTTGGAACAAGCAATTGATCCGATATTCGGGGTACCTTCAGGAGGATGACTCTATTGTTGGGGATCCAGATTCCGTAGAGTTCACCCAGATTTGTCAAAACTTAGGATGGAGCTCTAAGGGAACTGCATTTGATGTCCTCCCTATCGTGATCCAAAAAAATGAAGAGACCCCAGAATGGTTTGAATTACCAGAAAGTTTAAAATTTCAGATTCCACTTCGCCATCCCGATTATCCTCAACTAGACGAGTTAGGTTTACAGTGGTATGCCCTTCCAGTTATTTCGGATATGCGATTGGAAATCGGAGGTCAGGATTTTCGATGTGCGCCATTTCATGGCTGGTATATGCTTACAGAAATTGCCGTCCGAAACCTGGGAGATGAACACCGGTATAATCTTATTCCCAAGATTGCCCAAAAACTAGGTTGGGATACCTCCCAAAATCGTAAACTCTGGAAGGATAAAGGCTTATTGGTCTTGATGGAAATGGTGCTGAGTTCTTTTCAATCGGCAGGAGTTACGCTGGTAGATCATCATACTGCCTCCCAGCAATTTTTGGAGTTTTGTCAAATTGAATCCCAAAAAGGCAGAGAAGTGCAGGCTGATTGGTCATGGATAGTACCTCCCACCGCGGGATCGACGACGGGAGTGTTTCATCGGGAATGGCCAAATGAGGTTCATTCACCCAATTTCTTTTACCAAAAACCCAAGTGGATCAAAACTCGAAGTGCCGAAAATCGCGCTTCGGCTTGTCCCTATTCCTCCCTCTCCTAGACGACCGATTCCCAAAAGGAATCCTTTGATTTTCCGAGTCTTTCCTTTCGGGAAATTTCTGAATTTCTTGAACCAGTTCTTAGGTTAGGGGGTTACTTATCCTTGGGGAAAAATTCCCCAATCCTAGAAATAACCCTACCTTTGCCCCTTGCAAATTTTCTCCATTCTATGAGTCAAGCCCCTGCTAGTCAAGAAGAATTTATTGAAATTTTTGGAGCCCGAGAGCATAATCTGAAAAATCTGGATGTAAAAATCCCGCGGAATAAACTCGCCGTGGTGACTGGACTTTCAGGCAGTGGAAAAAGCTCTTTAGCTTTTGATACGATCTATGCGGAAGGTCAGCGGAGGTATATGGAGAGTTTTTCCGCCTATGCGAGATCCTTTTTGGGAGGAATGGAGCGTCCGGATGTGGATAAAATCAATGGTTTGTCTCCAGTGATTGCCATTGAGCAAAAAACCACTTCAAAAAATCCCAGGTCTACAGTTGGGACGGTGACTGAGATCTATGACTTCATGCGATTGCTCTACGCTCGTGCTGGAGAGGCGTACTCCTATTTGACAGGAAAGAAAATGATCCGTCAGACCGAGGATCAGATTTTTGAGCAGCTATTTTCCAAGTTTTTGGGCAAGAAGCTATACATCCTTGCCCCCGTAGTCAAGGGCCGAAAGGGACATTACCGAGAGCTCTTTGAGCAAATCCGGAAGATGGGATTTGCAAAAGTTCGTGTCGATGGAGTGGTGATGGACATCGTCCCCAAAATGCAGGTTGACCGTTATAAAATTCACGATATCGAGATCGTAATTGATCGAATTGTGGCAGATGAGTCAGATCGCTTCCGGATCACTCAATCGTTGAAGTCGGGGCTTCAGCATGGAAAAGGGGTAATCATGATTCGTGAAGAAAACGGTGAGATTCATCATTTTTCGAAGTATCTGATGGATCCGGAGACGGGACTTTCTTACGATGAACCAGCGCCAAATTCGTTCTCATTTAACTCTCCCTATGGAGCTTGTCCTACTTGTAACGGACTGGGGATTACTGAAGAAATTACCCGCGAAAGTATAATCCCAGACCCAAGTCTAAGTATTACCAGAGGTGGAATTGCCCCACTGGGAGAATATCGGGATATCTGGATTTTTAAGAAAATCGAGGCGATTCTG
Above is a window of Algoriphagus sanaruensis DNA encoding:
- the lptB gene encoding LPS export ABC transporter ATP-binding protein, yielding MMLRAEHLVKIYKGRRVVSDISVQVEQGEIVGLLGPNGAGKTTSFYMIVGLIQPNEGKIFLENDDITGLPMYKRAKLGIGYLAQEASVFRKLTVEENILAVLEMTNLPKAQQKEKVEMLLEEFSLTHVRKNLGMVLSGGERRRTEIARALAVDPKFVLLDEPFAGVDPIAVEEIQTIVAKLKTKNIGILITDHNVNETLSITDRAYLMFEGKLLKAGTAEELAADEQVRKVYLGSQFELKRKIFN
- a CDS encoding GH3 auxin-responsive promoter family protein; translated protein: MEVINSFMTWIFKNRLKQIDFFKNNPVAVQDATLRELIEAGSKTEYGRKHKFESIRTYQDFSRQVPLVDYETFKPEIEKTMAGRQQVFWNGPIEWFAKSSGTTSSRSKYIPVSKESLEECHFKGGKDMLSLYVNKYPDTKLFTGKSLSIGGTLEKNPLNPQGSARAGDVSAIIMQNLPIWAQFVRTPSLETALMSEWEAKIEQMARETMNENVTSMAGVPTWTIVLLRRILELKKAKHILEVWPNLEVFFHGAVAFGPYKSLFKELIPSEKMRYMETYNASEGFFGIQDRIDSDEFLLLLDYGIFFEFIPMEEWDKEQPKVIPLADVEVGKNYAVVISTNAGLWRYKIGDTVKFTSTLPYRFKISGRTKHFINAFGEEVIVENAESAIQFACEQTGASITNFTAAPVYFGGADSKGAHEWVVEFSTPPQDPEEFAGILDHRLREINSDYDAKRHKNLALTRLILHQAPAGLFESWLGKKGKLGGQHKVPRLSNSREYIDEILALMP
- a CDS encoding lytic transglycosylase domain-containing protein — its product is MSRIHLILIYTLVVAAFSLAGLAFWNTNSEENIEQDFVEVQPIVSYSSFSRDSIRLFSLPTSVDFAGEMVPLDQPDVMERLEREIYVNAYWESNMILLMKRSGKYFDEIDRIFTEAGVPTDFKYLALAESGLMNVVSPAGARGFWQFMESTAKEYGLEVNKEVDERYHFEKSTRAAVRYLQKAHAKFGDWTAVAASYNMGQTGFSKRQSEQFEKNYYNLYLNEETSRYLFRILAFKIIFENQGEFGFHLKEKDFYKNPEFKKIKVDRDIKDLAAWAKGEGSTYKQLKLYNPWLRDKRLNVRRGKVYEVVLPKE
- a CDS encoding nitric oxide synthase oxygenase codes for the protein MSTGQEALFQKATQFITQYYKENNLQGLAERLEQVGSQIALRATYDLTEEELSFGAKLAWRNSNHCIGRLFWKSLKVRDRRTLHSAKDIFEDLLEHLEFGFNQGKIKSVISIYSSEGPSRFRIWNKQLIRYSGYLQEDDSIVGDPDSVEFTQICQNLGWSSKGTAFDVLPIVIQKNEETPEWFELPESLKFQIPLRHPDYPQLDELGLQWYALPVISDMRLEIGGQDFRCAPFHGWYMLTEIAVRNLGDEHRYNLIPKIAQKLGWDTSQNRKLWKDKGLLVLMEMVLSSFQSAGVTLVDHHTASQQFLEFCQIESQKGREVQADWSWIVPPTAGSTTGVFHREWPNEVHSPNFFYQKPKWIKTRSAENRASACPYSSLS